The genome window ctctttttttgggtCCTTCACAGAAACGAGTGAGCTCGacttaaaacaataaacataACACACACTGTTGCTTAGAATTCAAATATAGCTTCATATGCATGATATTTTCAtttgtagggccctatgaaatctgttttatttttacccatttatttatttttttatccatttttacatttacatttttctggatggttatattaaaatattaatcaaaaatcaTGTCTACTTAATCGAAATCATGAAACttgtataatttaaaaagttaacaaaaaTGTCATTCTTGGGCCGAAATTCTGTGCTTTCAAATCTATTTTTCTGTATTCCTTTTTAATGGATCAATCaaaaatttatcaaaattaaaaaacaGTAAATTCTGACAGTTGGTAATGAACACCACACCAACCACTCGTGCGTCCATGCATCAAGCATTTTAGGGGTCCCTTGGCTTTTGGGGGCCCAAGGCGGTCGCCTACCTTTGCCTAATGGTTAAGTCCTCATCTGCCTAATCATCACAGCCACAGTCAATttgcaaatataattttatgtacaTAATGTGATCTCTGTCTTCCTCAGCATGGACTTGTGTGTTCAGAAGTGTGTGGTGGTCAGACATCATGCCTTCAGAACAAACAGTGATGCCTCCAACAAACTACAGGTTGGTCAAACAGACCAGTTTTAACTTATTTGATACTTTTCTAGCATGAAAAATTACCATGCGTTTTTGTTGAATGGAAAGTAAATTATGGCAAAATGTTCCTACTTTTAGAAGaaaaaacgatatatatatatatatatatgcatagtaAATAATGGCAATATTTTCCTATTAATTTAAAAACCTCTCATATCCTACTCTCTAGAAAAATCATGTCCAAACtattgtcgtgtgtgtgtgtgtgtgtgtgtgtgtgtgtgtgtgtgtgctccagaCCCCATGGGATGAATCATGTGACATTTGGTGGGATGATCTGATGGAGGGTGTGTCAGACGAGTGTGAGCCGGAGTGGATGGACTCAGAAGATCCTCTCTTCATACTTTACACCAGCGGCTCGACCGGAAAACCCAAGGCAAGGGACCGCTCACCTAGAAATATAGAAGTATTATATTCAGTACAGTACATGCATACACTACAGTGTACAGATTCAGCTCAGtctgatttttctttttgaaagaaattaatacttttattcggcaCTGATGAATTAaactgaccaaaagtgacagtaaagacacttataatgttatttcaaataaatgctgttcttttgaactttctgttcatcaaagaatcctgaaaagaaaagaaaaatcacaaaaatgtgaagcagcacatgttttcaacattgataataatcagcaatgtttcttgagcagcaaatcatcatattagaatgatttctgaagatcatgtgacactgaagactggaggaatgatgctgaaaattacaggaataaattacattttaaaatatattgaaataaaaaaactattattttaaattgtaataatattttaaaattgtcactgtatttttgatcagataaatgctgctAAATGTACTAAAAGTTATCTTGTAATGGTAACCTATTTCCATCAGTACTTGTTAAATCAATGTGACAACACTTTTAGTATGATATCAATTTAAAAGTTTCAGCAGCACATATTGCTTcacatactatttttatttatttataaatggaaggcagtatacagtatatactgcacAGTGTGCTCTAAGCAGTACGTGAGTATTAATTTCATTGGTTCATTTCTTCATTTCTATACAGGGGGTCGTTCACACCGTCACTGGTTATATGCTCTATACATCACTGACCTTCAAATATGTTTTCGATTATCACCATGATGATGTTTACTGGTGCACTGCAGACATTGGCTGGATCACAGGCCACTCCTACATCACGTACGGCCCGCTAGCCAACAGTGCCACCAGCGTGCTGGTAAGAAATATGATGCAGATACTGGTAAATAGTAAACTTGTTTCTGCAATATTCAGCATAGCTTTTACTgtaatttccaaaaatatcaagTAAATCTGATCATTTACCACAAACAGTTTGAATGAGAGTGATGTGGTGTGTAGTTCGAAGGGGTGCCGGTGTATCCTCATGTGGGCAGACTGTGGGAGATCATTGAGAAGTACGGAGTCTCCAAGTTCTACACTGCACCCACTGCTATAAGACTGCTGATGAAATACGGGAGAGAACCACTGCagcggtgagcacacacacacacacacacacacacacacacacacacacacacacacatacacacacaaacacacacacacacacacacacacacacacacacacacacacacacaaacgaacacacacacaaccaaccaaacaaacacacattcacaaacaaacaaacacacacacatccatatgTATCCTCATAATCCTCACCAATGGatgccctgcagtgaatgggtgccgtcagaaagagagtccaaacagctgataaaaacatcacaataatccacatcactccagtccatcagttaatgtcttgagtaGTGAAAAGATGcacgtttgtaagaaacaaatccatcaagacgatTATAACCTTTTAGAAAGTAAAAGATGTAAACAACAATAGTAAAAATTATtcaatttagaattattattatttcgttttttaaatgcatttgttgctacaaatattatatatatatatatatatatatatatatatatatatatatatatatatatatatatatacacaaatacgattaacatttttacttataaaatattatacatcactttaaaagttattttttatacaaatatagtTTATCCACAACctatgacaaaaaatatatagaaaataacaGCTATTATTGTTGACGTtatgtaataataaatgcatttatataataatagtaattaataattgcatgcataaatattattgtattgtacAAAGGGCTGTCCTCCAGGGGGAGCTGGAGGCCTCAGCAAACCAAATCCTTCATTGAACCTTTTCAGAATCACAGGATGTTTAAATTGACTTATTAAAGATAATGCAACAGGTCAACTAGTCCTGCTAGACCTGGTACAGATGATGTTAAATGGTTAACTAGTAGCCAATAGTGCTGAACTCTTGGTATCTCACACATCTCTCAGTGTGGTATTATGCTCATAGAGAGATTACACTATCAAAGGTTTTTAGTGCAACCTAAAATTACCTTCTTTCATTATCGTTTTGCACAACACACAGTATGTGCTTTAAACATGGATATTGTACAAATATTGCACCGCAGTGTGTATAACTAGTTATCTTAGTAATCttgtttctgtctgtttcagGTTTGATCTGTCCAGTTTGCGTGTGTTGGGTACAGTAGGTGAGCCCATAAACCCGGAGGCTTGGCTTTGGTATTATGATGTTGTGGGTCAGCAGCGCTGTCCGGTTATCGACACCTTCTGGCAAACAGAGAcggtaaaacatttttaacaatcaAAACCacgtttttttggaacaaagttGCATAAAACCCCCTTTAACTGTAGTAAAATGCTGATTTAAAGTGCATAACTGCTTGCATAAAATGTCATACAATagacacttaataataataataagttatgaGTTAACTCTGTGTGTTGCGTCGGCAGGGTGGCCATGTTCTGACTCCACTTCCAGCTGCTACACCACTGAAGCCTGGATCTGCCGTGAGTCTCCTGAGATCCACCTTCACTAATCACATCTTAAATGTGTATCGGTTTAAATGGGGATGGATGACGGTTGTCTCTCTGTGCAGACCTGCCCATTCTTTGGAGTCCAGCCTGCCATTCTCAATGAACACGGAGAAGAATTAGAAGGCGAGGCAGAGGGATACCTGGTGAGATTTCATCCTAGGTTTAGATTGGTTAAAAAGTAAACATCGAATGATCTTCTGAACCCTGATAACGTTTCATCTTTAAAGATCAAGCAGTAGTTTAAATATTCCAAACCGTGGCAGTTTATTCTGACTAGAAACTGATGTTTTGGTCGAAGGTTTTCCGGAAGCCTTGGCCGGGAATCATGAGGGGTGTGTACGGGAATCAGGAGCGATTCGAGAGCACCTACTTCAGAAAATTCCCAGGATTCTATGTGACAGGAGATGGTAATGTAGCAAAACATCCATATCAAGAAAAATTCTTGGTGAATGTTACATTTCAAAGTGGAATGTTACATTATTCCAAAAGTTAAGGATTATGATTGTTACTTTTTATAGAATTTTGTGTCACATTCTCTCACGTCTGGAAGTCCAtatggcaaatatatatatatatttaatttcaacttTCATAGGccagaatatatttcaaaatgtattccaattttacagtgttatttacacatacacatctataaaaaaaaatatatatattttttttttaataattgtgaatgtgtatataacactgtaaaattggaatacattttgaaatatatatatatatttttttttttaaatatcacacaaGTTACTAAATTGAAAGTAATTTAGGTATTATGATGTAAATTCAGAAGGTAAGGTTGCTTTGCATGTTTCTTCCAGAAAGcgatgaaattaaaataaaataaaaaaacaatgtacaatatgtttttttttcgttgttgtttttttttttttttttgctgtatgggTAAAATTAAAAGTGGATTCATCAGTAAATAATTCTGTTATttgtttgaaaaagtaacttTTGTGTTATGATGTAAATTCATaaggtaatgcattactttacatcCAAAAGCAATCTTACTGAATCACAGGCAGTTTCTTAATATGCATTTGTCACAAGTACATTACCAGTCACCATGTGGCTGTTTCAGCAGAGTCACCAAGCTTCAGCAGCTACTATTTACAGCATGAGGGATGTGTGTTACTGTAACCGAGTGTCCTTCTGTCCTCAGGCTGCAGACGGGACAAGGACGGATATTACTGGATCACCGGCCGGATCGATGACATGCTGAATGTCTCTGGTGAGACTGTGTTTCAGTGTCTCCTGGCCATCAGAGATGACACATTATTAGGCTACTATTCCTAACTCCTTCTCAGCATTCCAGAAGctactgtatgtttgttttttaccCTGAAATATCAATTTTAAAATCATTCTGATGGTACACTGACTTCTAATAAGACGTATGGCTTCTGTTTCTTTCCCAAACGTGTGTTCTGGTGAGCCAGGATGAAATCGACAGAAACAAATGTAATCACGACAGtgatgtatttacaacactggATTCGACTCCAatgtcgcaaaaaaaaaaaaaaaaaaaaaaaaaaaaaaaaaaactacatacagTTGCTATAACTATGTTATGTTTTCCAAGTGCAATAATATGTATGAAATACTAAATATGTGCAAGATGCAAAACAGGACATTTcttaataaaacaaatagtttaaGGTATCTTTTCAAATACTAGATAGCAGCTTATTTatgtctatataaatattatatctatattttatCTATATGCATGCACTTGTAAAAAAATTGGAAACATTacgagttttaaatgtttttgatgaaatctcttctgctcaccaagtctagatttatctgatcaaacatacagtaaaacagtaatattgtgaaatcttttttaattattactctCTGTTTGAATGCCAATGTTGAATACAGTTGCTGCTTCATATTGTGGTGGAAACCATGATTCATGAATgcatttactgccacttttgaccaattgaatgcatccttgccgaataaaagtattcattgtTTATAAGAGCAGTCATACTGACCCCGGAGCTGTGAACAGCAGTGATTATTTCTGTGTGGTGTCTCTTGTCTCAGGTCATCTGTTGAGCACAGCAGAGGTGGAGGCGGCTCTGACCGAACACCCGTCAGTGGCTGAAGCTGCGGTGGTCAGTCGGCCTCACACAGTGAAGGGAGAGTGTCTGTACTGCTTCGTCACTCTGAAAGACCACAAAGAGTTCAACCGCACGCTGATGGAGGAACTAAAGAGAAAAGGTCAGAGCTCATGATCACATTAGAGAAGATACAATCGGAATCTATTCCATGCTTCCTAACGTGAGCTATTCATTCAGTGAGGGAGAAGATCGGACCAATCGCCACCCCAGATTTCATCCAGAACGCTCCAGGGCTTCCCAAAACACGCTCAGGTACTGGGATCTTGCGTTTTTCAGTTTCTCCCCACGTCTCTGCGTTTGCTCCTAAACTCAAGCTTCTCACCCGTCCTGCAGGTAAGATCATGCGTCGAGTTCTGCGACAGATCGCCCGCAATGAAAAAGACCTGGGTGACCTTTCGACCCTGGCTGACCCCAAGGTCGTGGAAGTGCTGTTCAGCCAAAGATGCGAGGCGGCAGCGTGAACACGGCTCTTTTCAATCCCTTCTGATGCCTCTGTGACCCTGTGTGCGGTGTAGACTCTGGGTTTGGGTTAGAACCGGCTCTGGTTCTCCTGGATCGGCTCTGATTCaggtaaaactaaaataaacaaaataaatcacaaagtgTGTAACAAAACCTCACCTCAGGATACTAAACATCCCACAGGCATTATAATACATTCAGATTTCCATGGATTTCTTggttttttttctattctgtcaGGTGAtgcatattgtaaatatttttctttgtttgtgatgttttttCAGGGAAAATGTACTTGCATTTGCTTTTAATTGCATCCATAATTGCAGTCTCTATCACTGAATTATTTCACACCACTAAAACAATTTCATATTAGACATCAGGaaaatttaatttcacatttcacaaaaaaagattAGGAATTCAGAcaactttgttttgaactgtgctggctttattttttttttgtttttttttatctcattttatttttatttactatgaAAAAAATTGTGAGAGAAATGTGCATCTTGAATAAGCTCTTATATAATCAGTTATTAATGTTACTTTGACAGAAATATTAGTTACAAatagtaaatgcatttattgttctgtttatgttgttatgaaataaaacatatcTGATACGTTCTCTCAGTTATTTGCATTCATTAAAAGCTGTTGGTTTttgttaaaatatgtattaaaaaattattataatgtatattatttatttatattaatatttcaaaaacaacaaaaatattcatgactattaatattttgatatgaCATTGCTTTAATGAGAGTCACTTTCCCCCCCGAACTCTCcctactcatttaaaaaaaaaattttttttcaaagaagctgcattttaataatgcctatttttatttatgctaAACCCAACTagttattcaaatagaaaagaacAAGTCAAtatcatatacagtataatatcatagttaataacatttcatttaatttgtgaGGTCATTTTGAAACATATGGCCTTCACAAAAAGCCAAatctgaagacacacacacacacacacacacactcacactcactccccTTGTGACTCAATGAGAATAAcacaatcttactgacccctcTCTATCTTTACAGAGCACTTCTGTCCTGTTGTATTCTGCTTAAATCTTAATCTTCCTGAAATCTTCACAATGCATGTTCGCAGGCAGTTTAAGATTATGTCCAAAGCTCTTTTTTTCAAGCTCTGATCGGATCATCTCCTCTTTCTTTCGGTTTAAGCTCCACCACAACAGATGCTTCCATGAAACAATGTAATATTACAAGAGCTTAAAAACACTCATACGATTTAAATAAGATCTATAAATAAGAAGTATTTCCTTTAGAGTTTTACATGGTAACATAAAGTTTGTGTTATATGATTGTTATATTGAACTGTTATGTAATGTGTTTACCACACACATTTTCTTGATGCTCTGGTGTGAAAGGCTTTCACATTTTAGCTCAAAGTTATAATCGTcttggtggatttgtttcttacaaacgtgcatcttttcacttctcaagacattaactgatggactgtagTGATGTGGatcacttgtgatgtttttatcagctgtttgggctctcattctaacggcacccattcactgcagaacatcAGTTAGTgaacaagtgatgaaatgcttcatttctccaaatctgatgaagaaacaaactcaccctCAGTCCATCCATGATGAAGATGAGTAAAGTTTCAGCAAATTTTcggttttgagtgaactattccttcaagggGACCTAAAAGTCCTTATAAATGTAACCTTTGTGCTGTTAGAGTAACACAATACAGTCCAGTGCCTGATGTGATCTTCCTCTGAGTCTCACGCAGCACTCGCTgctttaattttaaatgcataaatttaaactcAACATTGTGCGTTACACTGAAATGAAAGGATTTGAGAGTCCTGGGAAATCTCCTTACAGCAAACTCAAGCCTGTGGTCATCTCATGTCCTCAAACCGTCTTTAAAAGTTTTTGCTCATTTTATGACCTGCAACTATCAGCTGTTTTCTCTGAAATAGATTCCAACAAgttatatcatttttaaataccATATTAATTTAGACATATACCATTAATAGCTTCACTTAGAAAAAAGTACTATATGgtcagttagttttttttttttttttttaaagaagtctataattttctataatttatttgatcaaaaatacaataaaaacaataacattgtgaaatcttattattatttaaaataactgtttgcaattttaatgtattgtaaaatatcatttgttcctgtgatgcgcagctgtattttcagcatcattcctccagtcttcagtgtcacatgatcttcagaaatcagaataatatgatgatttgatgctcaagaaacatttctgattattatcaatgttgaaaacagttgtgcggcTTCATATTTCTGCAGAACCCCCCCAGAATTATTTTTTAGAACagtatttttataatcttttgtaacattataaatcccTTTCTTTAATGcactatttaatgcatccttgtgaaCTTATGAAAGTAATCACAAAATTCACGTACAGCTTTTTCTTGTAAATACACATTCGATTTATTACCAATTTAACACTCATTAGACTTCTGACAGagatttcatttaaaacattcatatttttttctttttcctccaaAGAAAGATCTGAATTCATAATAACATCTATACAAAGACCAGTTATTATGTACAATAATGGGCTAAAAAAAGTGTTCTTAATTGTGTCAATGCAAATTCAATGGCAAGAAAAATGACATGAGCCGCCACACACGGTGAactggtgggtgtgtgtgtgtgtgtgtgtgtgtgggcttacATCAAGAGCTTTATCACAAGGTACAACAGTGTCTGAGTACATGCACTACAGTGCTAGTGTTTAAAGGCatgcatatcaaatatgatatCTGCACAACTTCTGTCCAAACTCTAGTCAAGACATCCAGAAGAAACATGCACTGGATTCCTAGTGGAATAGATCCCATAATTTGGAACCAATTCTAAACTATTGGACACTTACCGATCTAatccaaaataaaaatccaaatttactgagagtttactcaccctcaggacatccaagatgtagattagtttgtttcttcactgaaacatatttggagaaatttagcatcacttgcttaccaatagatgctctgcagtgaatgggtgccatcagaatgagagtccaaacagctgataaaaacaacacaataatccacaagtaatctacaccactccagtccatcagttaatgtcttgaagagaaaagctgcatgtttgtaagaaacatccATCATTCGATTTAAATAGACTTTAAATAGTCGAAATACGACACTCCATACTCCAGTTAAAAAGACCATCTCCATTTATTCAGaactattttaaaagtatttcacttGCAAGCTgtatttgatctgtgcatatttctctcctgattcaaacgAGATGATTTTCTCACTGGAGACAGCTattttatggattatagactcatatTTCAGGCGGAAGCAACGGTTTTGAAGGTTAAACATCATAATGATGGAcatgcagcttttgtcttctctagatgttaactgatggactggagtgatgtgggaTGTGATTgtgggattattgtgttgtttttatcagctgtctggactctcattctgacggcacccattcactgcagagcatccattgatgagacactgatgcaatgctacatttctccaaatctgttctgatgaagaaacaaacagcacattttaaatttcaggtgaactattcctttagggtTCATTTTAACCCTGGTCTGAGCAACTTTGCAAACTTCTAATTCTGAAAATAGATTTTCATCACTTTTAGCCATCGTCGGATGTGGGACACACAATTTGCTTCAAAACGTCTACAGTATGAAACCATCCAATGTTAGAATGTAACAATGAGTTGCTAAGcaacaaacaaccaatcacagactGCCTCAATGGATGGCTTTTTAAATATTCACGCATTTAAATCTTGGATCGTTTTTGCAGCATGCTTCAGCCAGAGCAGATTTGAATGTTGTTAGTTCATAAACTTTTTCCTAACCCCAACTGGTATCAAATTACGACGTTAACTTCCATTGGAATCCTGCACATATTCCTTCAGGATTTTGTGACTTGGGAAATGTGCATAAGGATAATCCGTGTCAATATACTCTCCTGTCATCATGTCGAACATTCAGGTTTATATtggcttttaaaatacattatgatTGACATCATATATCATTCATCCCTGTctaaatagtgtgtgtgttttctccttTAGTCTTTATCTAATTCTCTTTACAAATACAACTTTTTAGTCTTTTTAATTCAAGCATCAAAGGTTTAAAACGAAATGGGATGTACGCGGAAATTAAGAAATTCgttttataaaccatatacacaaaacataatttaacaaatgaTATTCACCCCTCCAAACAACAATCAATACATGTAAACTTATATGCTGATCCGCCAAATGTTATTACTATCCAGTTATATTTTTCAGAACATCTGAAAAGTAGTTTGCGGCTTCATGACCAACACATATCGAGTGGTATGTATTGCATACATTTACACGGACACACACGAGTACGGGACCGTCGCGAGGTCACGTGTGTGTAGGCACCTCTTATGGAAC of Carassius gibelio isolate Cgi1373 ecotype wild population from Czech Republic chromosome A2, carGib1.2-hapl.c, whole genome shotgun sequence contains these proteins:
- the LOC127937769 gene encoding acetyl-coenzyme A synthetase, cytoplasmic; the encoded protein is MSPVSDSTNRVIPGPQETEEKIYHPSDGLFTDAHVPDFDAYLAIYKKSTEEPEEFWADVAQEFYWKKPPSGQMLQYNFDVNKGNIYIKFMEGAKTNICYNVLDRNVHERNLGEKVAYYWEGNSPTHHQTITYIQLLRSVCRCANALKLLGVKKGDRVAIYLPMIPELVYTMLACARIGAVHSIVFAGFSSESLCERIMDAQCNILVTADGVYRGDKLINLKKIASEALERCKESMDLCVQKCVVVRHHAFRTNSDASNKLQTPWDESCDIWWDDLMEGVSDECEPEWMDSEDPLFILYTSGSTGKPKGVVHTVTGYMLYTSLTFKYVFDYHHDDVYWCTADIGWITGHSYITYGPLANSATSVLFEGVPVYPHVGRLWEIIEKYGVSKFYTAPTAIRLLMKYGREPLQRFDLSSLRVLGTVGEPINPEAWLWYYDVVGQQRCPVIDTFWQTETGGHVLTPLPAATPLKPGSATCPFFGVQPAILNEHGEELEGEAEGYLVFRKPWPGIMRGVYGNQERFESTYFRKFPGFYVTGDGCRRDKDGYYWITGRIDDMLNVSGHLLSTAEVEAALTEHPSVAEAAVVSRPHTVKGECLYCFVTLKDHKEFNRTLMEELKRKVREKIGPIATPDFIQNAPGLPKTRSGKIMRRVLRQIARNEKDLGDLSTLADPKVVEVLFSQRCEAAA